In Arthrobacter sp. MN05-02, one genomic interval encodes:
- the hisF gene encoding imidazole glycerol phosphate synthase subunit HisF gives MTVAVRVIPCLDVDAGRVVKGVNFEDLRDAGDPVELAHRYDRAGADELTFLDVTASSGNRETTFDVVARTAEEVFIPLTVGGGVREISDVDRLLRFGADKASINTAAVARPSVIDEITGHFGAQVLVLSLDARRTRDASTPSGFEVTTYGGRKGTGIDAVAWAKEAADRGVGEILLNSIDADGTKEGFDLELIRAVRAAVGVPLIASGGAGRLEHFPPAVQAGADAVLAASVFHFGPVDAIAQVKAAIRAAGFPVR, from the coding sequence ATGACCGTCGCTGTCCGTGTCATCCCCTGCCTCGACGTCGACGCCGGGCGCGTCGTCAAGGGCGTCAACTTCGAGGACCTGCGCGACGCCGGGGACCCCGTCGAGCTCGCGCACCGCTACGACCGGGCCGGCGCGGACGAACTGACCTTCCTCGACGTCACCGCATCCTCCGGCAACCGCGAGACGACCTTCGACGTGGTCGCCCGGACCGCCGAGGAGGTCTTCATCCCGCTGACCGTAGGTGGAGGCGTGCGCGAGATCTCCGACGTCGACCGCCTCCTGCGCTTCGGCGCGGACAAGGCGTCCATCAACACGGCGGCCGTCGCACGCCCCTCCGTCATCGACGAGATCACGGGCCACTTCGGCGCGCAGGTCCTCGTGCTCTCGCTCGACGCACGGCGCACCCGGGACGCGAGCACCCCGTCGGGCTTCGAGGTCACCACCTACGGAGGCCGCAAGGGGACCGGGATCGACGCCGTCGCCTGGGCGAAGGAGGCGGCGGACCGTGGTGTCGGCGAGATCCTCCTCAACTCCATCGATGCGGACGGCACCAAGGAGGGTTTCGACCTGGAACTCATCCGCGCCGTCCGGGCCGCCGTCGGGGTGCCGCTGATCGCCTCGGGCGGGGCCGGCAGGCTCGAGCACTTCCCGCCGGCGGTCCAGGCAGGCGCCGATGCGGTCCTCGCGGCGTCCGTCTTCCACTTCGGCCCGGTGGACGCCATCGCTCAGGTCAAGGCCGCCATCCGCGCTGCGGGCTTCCCGGTCCGCTGA
- a CDS encoding TIGR03085 family protein encodes MHYVTPSREVLAETLLAAGPDAPTLCEGWQTRDLAAHLYLREHKPALGVGMVVPRLAGVTERATRDLAERAASPAGFEALVNRFLAGPPALSPMRINPIDTSVNLVEYFVHTEDVRRAGTRWAPRSLDEDYAEALWEELVKRAAILYRGADLGIVLVRPGGPRHVAKRAPVSVAIVGDPGELLLHAHGRRRQALVTFEGQPDAVALLESADVGI; translated from the coding sequence ATGCACTACGTAACCCCGTCCCGCGAGGTCCTGGCCGAGACGCTCCTGGCAGCCGGCCCCGATGCCCCCACCCTGTGCGAGGGCTGGCAGACACGCGACCTGGCCGCACACCTCTACCTCCGCGAGCACAAGCCCGCGCTGGGCGTCGGGATGGTGGTTCCGAGGCTGGCGGGCGTGACCGAGCGTGCCACGCGGGACCTGGCGGAGCGCGCGGCCTCGCCCGCCGGTTTCGAGGCGCTGGTGAATCGATTCCTGGCGGGACCGCCCGCCCTCTCGCCGATGCGCATCAACCCGATCGACACAAGCGTCAACCTGGTCGAGTACTTCGTCCACACCGAGGACGTGCGCCGCGCCGGTACCCGGTGGGCCCCGCGCTCGCTCGACGAGGACTACGCGGAGGCGCTCTGGGAGGAACTCGTCAAGCGTGCGGCGATCCTGTACCGCGGAGCGGACCTCGGCATCGTGCTGGTGCGCCCGGGCGGACCGCGGCACGTGGCAAAGCGCGCGCCGGTCTCGGTGGCGATCGTCGGAGACCCCGGTGAGCTGCTCCTGCACGCCCACGGCCGGCGCCGGCAGGCCCTGGTCACCTTCGAGGGGCAGCCGGATGCGGTCGCGCTGCTCGAGAGCGCCGACGTCGGCATCTGA
- the hisI gene encoding phosphoribosyl-AMP cyclohydrolase, with the protein MPSSTSSPNSPAAAPTDVPGEERPLLDAAIAAALKKDDAGLVAAVVQQYDTLEVLMLGWMDEEALHRTLTSGRVTFYSRSRSEYWRKGDTSGHRQWVKGVALDCDGDALLVTVDQEGAACHTGTRTCFDGRALPAVTAHRPDAEGL; encoded by the coding sequence ATGCCTTCCTCCACCTCCTCCCCGAACAGTCCCGCCGCTGCCCCGACCGACGTCCCCGGAGAGGAGCGTCCGCTCCTCGATGCGGCCATCGCCGCGGCGCTGAAGAAGGACGACGCCGGCCTGGTCGCCGCCGTCGTCCAGCAGTACGACACCCTCGAGGTGCTGATGCTCGGCTGGATGGACGAGGAGGCGCTGCACCGCACGCTCACGAGCGGTCGCGTGACCTTCTACTCGCGGTCCCGCTCCGAGTACTGGCGCAAGGGTGACACCTCCGGTCACCGGCAATGGGTCAAGGGCGTCGCCCTGGACTGCGACGGCGACGCGCTGCTCGTCACGGTCGACCAGGAGGGCGCGGCCTGCCACACCGGCACGCGCACATGCTTCGACGGGCGCGCGCTGCCCGCCGTGACCGCCCACCGTCCCGACGCGGAAGGACTCTGA
- a CDS encoding anthranilate synthase component I encodes MQQLGTIRPTLEEFRDLAQGRRVVPVHLKVLADAHTPIGIYRKLAAGQPGTFLMESAAVGGVWSRYSFIGSRSRATLTTRDGEAHWLGEPPAGVPVGGDPVEALRLTVEALRTERFEELPPFTSGMVGFVGWEAVRHWERLTSPPEDDLLLPELAMCLVSDLAIHDNAEGSLTLVANAINFDGTDQRVDEAWHDAVARVRAMLAKLVAPAELAVSVMAPDAPTAEASMDRVRESWFEPDYLRAIERGKRAIVDGDVFQVVISRRFEIECDASALDVYRILRTTNPSPYMYLFSLEDAEGRGYSIVGSSPEALVTVTGDEVITHPIAGSRPRGRTTEEDRDLAVELRADIKEKAEHLMLVDLARNDLSKVCTPGSVDVTQFMEVEKFSHIMHLVSTVVGRLSPSKSAYDVLAATFPAGTLSGAPKPRALRLIDEVEPHRRGIYGGVVGYLDFAGDMDMAIAIRSALLRNGKAYVQSGGGIVADSVLEAEALETVNKAAAPLRAALTAAGLRPATADLP; translated from the coding sequence ATGCAGCAGCTGGGCACCATTCGCCCCACCCTCGAGGAATTCCGCGACCTGGCCCAAGGCCGGCGTGTGGTCCCCGTGCACCTCAAGGTCCTCGCGGACGCCCACACGCCTATCGGCATCTACCGGAAACTCGCCGCCGGACAGCCCGGGACGTTCCTCATGGAGTCCGCGGCCGTGGGCGGGGTATGGTCGCGCTACTCCTTCATCGGCTCGCGGTCCCGCGCCACGCTGACCACCCGCGACGGCGAGGCGCACTGGCTGGGCGAACCGCCGGCGGGGGTCCCGGTGGGCGGCGATCCCGTGGAGGCGCTGCGCCTCACCGTCGAGGCGCTCCGCACGGAGCGCTTCGAGGAACTGCCCCCGTTCACCTCCGGCATGGTCGGTTTCGTGGGGTGGGAGGCCGTCCGGCACTGGGAGCGGCTCACCAGCCCACCCGAGGACGACCTGCTGCTGCCCGAACTGGCGATGTGCCTCGTCTCCGACCTGGCCATCCACGACAACGCCGAGGGCTCCCTCACCCTCGTGGCGAACGCGATCAACTTCGACGGCACGGACCAGCGCGTCGACGAGGCGTGGCACGACGCCGTCGCTCGGGTGCGCGCGATGCTCGCCAAGCTCGTGGCTCCCGCGGAACTCGCCGTGTCCGTGATGGCCCCGGACGCACCGACCGCCGAGGCGTCCATGGACCGCGTCCGCGAATCCTGGTTCGAGCCCGACTACCTGAGGGCGATCGAGCGCGGCAAGCGGGCCATCGTGGACGGCGACGTCTTCCAGGTGGTCATCAGCCGCCGCTTCGAGATCGAGTGCGACGCCTCGGCCCTCGACGTCTACCGCATCCTCCGCACCACCAACCCGAGCCCCTACATGTACCTGTTCAGCCTCGAGGACGCCGAGGGCCGGGGCTACTCGATCGTGGGCAGTTCACCCGAAGCCCTCGTGACCGTCACGGGCGACGAGGTCATCACGCACCCCATCGCCGGTTCCCGCCCCCGCGGGAGGACCACCGAGGAGGACCGCGACCTCGCCGTCGAGCTCCGCGCCGACATCAAGGAGAAGGCGGAGCACCTCATGCTCGTCGACCTCGCGCGCAACGACCTCTCGAAGGTCTGCACACCGGGCAGCGTCGACGTCACGCAGTTCATGGAGGTCGAGAAGTTCAGCCACATCATGCACCTCGTCTCCACCGTGGTCGGCAGACTCTCGCCCTCGAAGAGCGCCTACGACGTCCTCGCGGCGACCTTCCCGGCCGGCACGCTCTCCGGTGCGCCGAAGCCACGCGCGCTGCGCCTCATCGACGAGGTGGAACCGCACCGGCGGGGCATCTACGGGGGAGTGGTGGGCTACCTGGACTTCGCCGGGGACATGGACATGGCGATCGCCATCCGCTCCGCGCTCCTGCGGAACGGGAAGGCCTACGTGCAGTCCGGCGGCGGGATCGTCGCCGACTCCGTCCTCGAGGCCGAGGCACTCGAGACGGTCAACAAGGCCGCGGCGCCACTCCGCGCGGCGCTCACGGCGGCCGGCCTGCGTCCGGCGACGGCGGACCTGCCGTGA
- the trpC gene encoding indole-3-glycerol phosphate synthase: protein MTVLDDIIVGVREDLAERRRNLPLDDVRAAALAAPAPLDAFEALGAGRGDALAVIAEVKRSSPSKGALADIADPAALAASYEQGGAAVISVLTEERRFGGSLADLDAVRAAVSLPVLRKDFTVDEYQIWEARAHGADVVLLIVAALSDEELASFLALTHRLGMNAIVETHTAEEVRRAAAAEARIIGVNVRNLKTLDIDRGVFAGLAHLVPSGSVVIAESGVRDTADVADYAGHGAHAVLVGEALVRHSDPAATIDAFKEAGRTALQDRAAAHT, encoded by the coding sequence ATGACGGTCCTCGACGACATCATCGTCGGCGTCCGCGAGGACCTCGCGGAGCGTCGCCGCAACCTCCCCCTCGATGACGTGCGGGCCGCGGCCCTCGCCGCACCCGCTCCGCTCGACGCCTTCGAGGCGCTCGGGGCCGGCCGGGGCGACGCCCTGGCGGTCATCGCCGAAGTGAAACGGAGCAGCCCGTCCAAGGGTGCCCTGGCCGATATCGCCGATCCGGCAGCCCTCGCCGCGTCCTACGAACAGGGCGGAGCCGCCGTCATCTCCGTGCTGACGGAGGAACGGCGCTTCGGAGGGTCGCTCGCCGACCTCGACGCCGTCCGTGCCGCCGTGAGCCTGCCCGTACTCCGCAAGGACTTCACGGTCGACGAGTACCAGATCTGGGAGGCACGCGCCCACGGCGCCGACGTCGTCCTCCTGATCGTCGCGGCCCTCTCCGACGAGGAGCTGGCCTCGTTCCTGGCCCTGACCCACCGGCTCGGGATGAACGCGATCGTGGAGACGCACACCGCGGAGGAGGTGCGGCGTGCCGCGGCCGCGGAAGCGCGCATCATCGGCGTGAACGTACGGAACCTCAAGACGCTCGACATCGACCGCGGGGTCTTCGCGGGACTCGCGCACCTCGTCCCGTCCGGCTCGGTCGTCATCGCCGAGTCGGGCGTGCGGGATACGGCCGACGTCGCCGACTACGCAGGACACGGCGCGCACGCCGTCCTGGTCGGGGAGGCGCTCGTCCGGCACAGCGATCCGGCCGCCACGATCGACGCCTTCAAGGAGGCAGGCCGCACGGCCCTGCAGGACAGGGCCGCAGCGCACACCTGA
- the trpB gene encoding tryptophan synthase beta chain yields the protein MTDTHQDTGNPGAGDGAADAIDAGTAEAFLSHDQSLRHAPGPYFGAYGGRWMPESLIAALDELQDTFDKAKADPEFTAQVADLNRNYAGRPSLLTEAQRFAEHCGGVRVFLKREDLNHTGSHKINNVLGQALIAKRMGKTRVIAETGAGQHGVASATAAALLGLECVVYMGAEDTRRQALNVARMQLLGATVVPVTNGSQTLKDAINDALRDWVANVETTHYLLGTAAGAHPFPAMVRYFHEVIGEEAREQILDQAGRLPDAVCACVGGGSNAIGMFHGFLDDRDVALYGFEAGGDGVETGRHAATITLGRPGVLHGARSYLMQDEDGQTMESHSISAGLDYPGVGPEHAYLADIGRAHYEPITDAEAMEAFRLLSQTEGIIPAIETAHALAGAMKVGRRLAADLGPGEQASDKIVVVNLSGRGDKDVATAAGYFDLLPDDSAEQEIAQEGEQL from the coding sequence ATGACCGACACGCACCAGGACACGGGCAACCCCGGAGCCGGCGACGGAGCAGCGGACGCCATCGACGCCGGGACGGCCGAGGCCTTCCTCAGCCACGACCAGAGCCTCCGCCACGCCCCCGGCCCCTACTTCGGCGCCTACGGCGGCCGTTGGATGCCGGAATCGCTGATCGCCGCGCTCGACGAACTGCAGGACACGTTCGACAAGGCCAAGGCCGATCCCGAGTTCACCGCGCAGGTCGCCGACCTGAACCGGAACTACGCCGGCAGGCCGTCGCTCCTCACGGAGGCGCAGCGTTTCGCCGAGCACTGCGGGGGCGTCCGCGTGTTCCTCAAGCGCGAAGACCTGAACCACACCGGCTCGCACAAGATCAACAACGTCCTGGGCCAGGCCCTGATCGCCAAGCGCATGGGCAAGACCCGCGTGATCGCCGAGACCGGTGCCGGCCAGCACGGCGTCGCGAGCGCCACGGCGGCGGCCCTGCTCGGCCTCGAGTGCGTCGTCTACATGGGCGCCGAGGACACGCGGCGACAGGCCCTCAACGTCGCGCGCATGCAGCTGCTCGGGGCGACGGTCGTCCCCGTCACCAACGGTTCGCAGACCTTGAAGGACGCCATCAACGACGCCCTCCGTGACTGGGTGGCCAACGTCGAGACCACGCACTACCTCCTCGGGACGGCAGCCGGAGCGCACCCGTTCCCCGCGATGGTGCGCTACTTCCACGAGGTCATCGGGGAGGAGGCACGCGAGCAGATCCTCGACCAGGCCGGCAGGCTCCCCGATGCGGTCTGCGCCTGCGTCGGCGGAGGCTCGAACGCCATCGGCATGTTCCACGGCTTCCTCGACGATCGCGACGTCGCGCTGTACGGCTTCGAAGCGGGCGGCGACGGCGTCGAGACCGGCCGCCACGCGGCCACCATCACCCTGGGACGCCCCGGCGTCCTGCACGGTGCGCGGTCCTACCTCATGCAGGACGAGGACGGCCAGACGATGGAGTCCCACTCTATCTCGGCAGGCCTCGACTATCCCGGCGTCGGACCGGAGCACGCGTACCTCGCCGACATCGGACGGGCGCACTACGAACCCATCACCGACGCGGAGGCCATGGAGGCGTTCCGCCTCCTCAGCCAGACCGAGGGCATCATCCCCGCCATCGAGACCGCGCACGCCCTCGCCGGTGCCATGAAGGTGGGCCGGCGGCTCGCTGCGGACCTCGGGCCGGGGGAGCAGGCGTCGGACAAGATCGTCGTCGTGAACCTCTCCGGTCGCGGGGACAAGGACGTGGCAACCGCCGCGGGCTATTTCGACCTGCTGCCGGACGACAGCGCCGAGCAGGAGATCGCCCAGGAGGGTGAACAACTGTGA
- the trpA gene encoding tryptophan synthase alpha chain: MTTHSTGPTHSAESADPARTTAGSAAGGSKAAAAIEKARSEGRAALIGYLPAGFPDVQTTIDAGIAMAENGVDLIEIGIPYSDPVMDGQVIQEATVEALANGFTVPRIFDVVEGITRSTDAAVLVMTYWNPVMRMGVRAFAERLAAAGGAGLITPDLIPDEASEWLEASEEFGLDRVFLVAPSTSPQRMQDTVDASRGFVYAVSVMGVTGARTSVGAAARAVVDAAHAAGAERACVGLGVSTSAQVREIGAYADGVIVGTALVAALRDGGVEAVAELTRELSSGTAKAPA; encoded by the coding sequence GTGACGACGCATTCGACCGGACCGACGCACTCCGCGGAGAGTGCTGATCCTGCCCGCACCACGGCCGGGTCGGCAGCCGGCGGTTCGAAGGCCGCCGCCGCGATCGAGAAGGCGCGCAGCGAGGGCCGCGCAGCGCTCATCGGGTACCTGCCGGCCGGCTTCCCGGACGTCCAGACCACGATCGACGCGGGCATCGCCATGGCCGAGAACGGCGTGGACCTCATCGAGATCGGCATCCCCTACTCGGATCCCGTCATGGACGGCCAGGTCATCCAGGAAGCGACCGTCGAGGCTCTCGCCAACGGCTTCACCGTGCCCCGGATCTTCGACGTCGTCGAGGGCATCACCCGCAGCACGGACGCCGCCGTCCTCGTCATGACCTACTGGAACCCCGTCATGCGGATGGGGGTCCGTGCGTTCGCCGAGCGCCTCGCCGCAGCAGGCGGCGCCGGACTCATCACCCCGGACCTCATTCCCGACGAGGCCTCCGAGTGGCTCGAGGCCTCCGAGGAATTCGGCCTCGACCGCGTCTTCCTCGTCGCACCCTCCACCTCCCCGCAGCGCATGCAGGACACCGTCGACGCGAGCCGCGGTTTCGTCTACGCGGTCTCCGTCATGGGCGTGACCGGCGCCCGTACCTCGGTCGGAGCCGCCGCCCGCGCGGTGGTGGACGCCGCCCATGCTGCCGGCGCGGAGCGCGCCTGCGTGGGCCTCGGTGTCTCGACCTCGGCCCAGGTGCGCGAGATCGGCGCCTACGCGGACGGCGTCATCGTCGGCACGGCCCTCGTCGCCGCACTGCGCGACGGCGGCGTGGAGGCCGTGGCCGAACTCACCCGGGAGCTCAGCTCCGGCACGGCGAAGGCCCCGGCATGA